The Apium graveolens cultivar Ventura chromosome 11, ASM990537v1, whole genome shotgun sequence genome has a window encoding:
- the LOC141696957 gene encoding cystathionine gamma-synthase 1, chloroplastic, whose translation MAVSSCYAMRAFSSFECRSDPDFSGQEIPTSGPRFSGKLKSGPTHLSFGLSSMILRFPPDFVRQLSNKARRNCSNIGVAQVVAASWSNKQPPQSAAAVATDSAAAVEAALGSGYCKNNDENIIDSNKNNNKDNSSVVVVQPEEVNPLSFLSSDGSLAIHAGERLGRGIVTDAITTPVVNTSAYFFNKTSDLIDFKEKRRASFEYGRYGNPTTVVAEEKISALEGAESTLLMASGMCASTALLLALVPAGGHLVTTTDCYRKTRIFIETILPKMGIKATVIDPADMEGLEAALEENNVSLFFTESPTNPFLRCVDIELVSKLCHSKGALVCIDGTFATPLNQKALALGADIVLHSATKFIGGHNDVLAGCISGSQELISTVRNLHHILGGALNPNAAYLILRGMKTLHLRVQQQNSTALRMAEILEAHPKVKHVYYPGLKSHPEHHIAVRQMTGFGGVVSFEVDGDLHTTAKFVDNLKIPYIAPSFGGCESIVDQPAIMSYWDLSQAERAKYGIFDNLVRFSFGVEDFEDLKTDVLQALEAI comes from the exons ATGGCCGTGTCTAGCTGCTACGCCATGAGGGCATTTTCTTCTTTTGAGTGCCGTTCAGATCCAGACTTTTCCGGCCAAGAGATCCCCACTTCAGGCCCCAGATTCTCCGGAAAACTCAAATCGGGTCCGACCCATTTGTCTTTCGGTTTGTCTTCCATGATTTTAAGGTTCCCTCCAGACTTTGTTCGACAGTTGAGTAACAAAGCTCGCAGGAATTGTAGCAACATCGGTGTTGCGCAAGTTGTTGCTGCGTCTTGGTCCAACAAACAGCCCCCGCAATCTGCCGCCGCTGTAGCCACTGACTCCGCAGCAGCCGTTGAGGCTGCCCTTGGCAGTGGCTATTGTAAAAATAATGATGAGAATATAATAGATAGTAATAAGAATAATAACAAGGACAATTCAAGTGTTGTTGTTGTACAGCCTGAGGAGGTTAATCCTCTCTCGTTCTTGTCCTCTGACGGGAGTCTCGCTATTCATGCCG GTGAAAGGCTAGGTCGCGGCATTGTTACCGATGCAATTACTACTCCGGTAGTTAATACTTCTGCTTACTTTTTCAACAAAACTTCCGACCTCATTGACTTCAAG GAGAAAAGACGTGCAAGCTTTGAGTATGGGCGCTATGGAAATCCCACTACTGTGGTTGCAGAGGAGAAAATCAG TGCTCTCGAAGGGGCTGAATCAACCCTTTTAATGGCGTCTGGAATGTGTGCAAGTACTGCTTTGTTGTTGGCACTGGTCCCAGCTGGTGGGCATCTGGTGACTACCACTGATTGCTATCGGAAGACTCGGATTTTCATTGAAACAATTCTTCCCAAGATGGGTATTAAG GCCACAGTTATTGACCCTGCAGACATGGAAGGCCTAGAAGCTGCTCTAGAGGAGAATAAT GTTAGTCTGTTCTTTACAGAGTCACCAACGAATCCATTCCTGAGATGTGTCGACATAGAGCTGGTGTCTAAGCTTTGCCACAGCAAAGGAGCCCTTGTCTGCATAGATGGAACATTTGCCACACCTCTGAATCAAAAAGCCCTTGCTCTTGGGGCAGATATCGTCCTTCATTCTGCAACCAAGTTTATCGGAGGGCACAATGAT GTACTTGCAGGTTGTATTAGTGGTTCACAGGAGTTGATTTCTACTGTTCGTAACTTGCATCATATTCTTGGTGGTGCTTTAAACCCG aATGCTGCGTATCTTATCCTACGAGGTATGAAGACCCTGCATCTTCGTGTACAGCAACAAAATTCTACGGCCTTGAGGATGGCCGAAATTTTAGAGGCACATCCCAAG GTGAAGCATGTCTATTATCCAGGTCTGAAAAGTCATCCAGAACATCATATCGCAGTCCGTCAAATGACTGGTTTTGGTGGTGTAGTCAGTTTTGAG GTTGATGGTGACTTACATACCACTGCGAAGTTTGTTGACAATCTGAAAATTCCATACATTGCCCCGTCTTTTGGAGGATGTGAGAGCATTGTGGACCAGCCAGCAATCATGTCTTACTG GGATCTGAGTCAAGCAGAAAGGGCCAAGTATGGGATTTTTGACAATTTGGTTCGGTTCAGCTTTGGTGTTGAAGATTTCGAAGATCTAAAGACTGATGTTCTTCAGGCTCTGGAGGCCATATAG
- the LOC141695636 gene encoding uncharacterized protein LOC141695636 gives MESIGGYKDSRRDDRLRRADRYEGSRSGSDRRDSRKEGRKETDRGAERRRDRDSAVFTPLNAPISKILHEIKGKPGFVRPAKMKFVRDLRDRLGPKENPEEEAEADEPEQRNRIRGEVKTISGGSILDKDSKTAKKKYARQVYNLYQFGQAKPHMPMTFSTEDYEDVIHPHEDPLIINPIIGQNKIWKVMVDTGSSANILFHKTYCKMNLAGEQLEPCNEAPLYAIGGHPIQFEGMITLPVLLDKLPYTADKLVKFYMVRIESPYNAILGRPFLSTFEAVESIPHLKLKFPTEKGVGEMRGDQKTARIIMLEDLEKDQEYEGPDGTGKRNRAESEPSGSREILNIELEKFGADLSSPIAEPAAETKEVELYAGHSGKMVRIGKNMGADLKAKVIAVIRQYHDVFAWGLKICPNWIPKRQRTASAETKEVELYAGHSGKMVRIGKNMGADLKAKPEAKPVKQKKRTFAVERQKVIEAEVEKLLEAKFIEEIEYPDWLANVVVVRKSNGKWRMCVDYTDLNKACLKDHYPLPNIDQLIDATAGYEGTYAYIKMPFGLKNAGATFHRMVNKVFKEQIGRNMEAYVDDMWKVSRVHGQRRGIEANPEKIEAVINMEPPKCIRDIQKLTGRLAALRRFISRSAEKALPFFVVLKGSKNFEWGPKCQKAFEEVKEYLTKAPLLMRPDPKETLQLYLAVFDRTLGVVLVKNYEGNQHPVFYVSHVLKDAETRYPNAEKFAYGLVMASRKLRHYFQGWTVQVVTSQPLKKILTRPEASGRVVAWSIELGEFDLKYIPRTAIKAQALADFMVECTFSGPKDLSPDEQLIRIPGKWKLFVDGSVAGKKCGAGLILSSPEGFEICQAIRFDFPLTNNEAEYEALLAGMKLARSLEAKHLRAFSDSMLVVKHFTGEYEQRDPRTKAYAAKRENSRADALFRLASAETQNLTGSIYLTEAKMPSIEKKECLEIHQGSDWMTPLRKFLEKGILPPGRKDALKIKYKASSYTIINGRMYRRSVSQPLLRCLNNEEQQQALEAVHEGICGEHLAGRSLAFKILRQGFFWPTLKADAIDYAKRCVQCQLFSNVPKQPPEEMTSVLSSIPFAVWAVDIVGILPTSTKQAKYCIIAIDYMTKWVKARPLSSITEEAAKKFFLEQLSRPPTRKWGNRGGEQSDIPGDQEETGRGKRKMGGRTPLDLMGLPNHPRTSTGETPFRMAYGTEALIPVEVGLESYRTETYNVETNSFGLKANVDLLEEEREAAHQRNMRYLLQAAQHYDSNMKKRAFGVGDLVLRELAASMPAKQGKLQPNWEGPYKVTEVVRPGTYKLETLSGESIKNTWHASRLRKFYQ, from the exons ATGGAAAGTATTGGGGGATATAAAGACTCAAGAAGGGACGACCGATTAAGGCGAGCCGACCGATATGAGGGCTCAAGATCAGGATCTGACCGGAGGGatagcagaaaagaaggaaggaaggaaacCGATCGTGGGGCCGAACGACGTCGAGATAGAGATTCGGCTGTGTTCACTCCCTTGAATGCGCCGatctccaagattctccatgaGATAAAGGGCAAACCAGGATTCGTTCGCCCCGCCAAGATGAAG TTCGTCCGAGATCTGAGAGATAGATTGGGGCCGAAGGAGAACCCAGAGGAGGAAGCAGAGGCCGATGAGCCAGAGCAAAGGAACAGGATACGGGGCGAAGTGAAAACTATATCCGGGGGAAGCATCCTGGATAAGGATAGCAAGACAGCAAAGAAGAAGTACGCCCGACAGGTGTACAATCTGTATCAGTTCGGACAGGCGAAGCCCCACATGCCCATGACCTTCAGCACTGAAGACTATGAGGATGTCATTCACCCGCACGAGGACCCTCTGATCATCAATCCTATCATCGGGCAGAACAAGATATGGAAAGTGATGGTGGATACCGGCAGCTCAGCCAATATATTATTCCACAAAACCTACTGTAAGATGAACTTGGCGGGAGAGCAACTAGAGCCCTGTAACGAGGCCCCCCTTTATGCCATCGGAGGACATCCTATTCAGTTTGAAGGAATGATTACTCTTCCGGTCCTCCTGGACAAGTTGCCATATACCGCCGACAAGCTGGTGAAGTTCTATATGGTTCGTATTGAAAGTCCGTACAATGCAATACTTGGCAGACCCTTCTTATCAACTTTCGAAGCAGTGGAGTCTATACCCCACCTCAAACTCAAGTTCCCAACTGAAAAAGGGGTAGGAGAAATGAGGGGCGATCAGAAAACAGCCCGAATCATAATGCTCGAAGACCTTGAGAAGGATCAGGAATATGAAGGACCAGACGGAACCGGGAAGAGGAATCGGGCAGAGTCCGAACCCAGCGGAAGCCGCGAAATATTGAACATCGAGTTGGAGAAATTTGGGGCTGATCTCTCAAGCCCAATTGCCGAACCCGCAGCGGAAACCAAAGAAGTGGAATTGTATGCGGGACATTCGGGAAAGATGGTCCGAATTGGAAAAAATATGGGGGCGGATCTGAAGGCGAAGGTAATAGCTGTCATCCGGCAATACCATGATGTGTTCGCCTGGGGCCTGAAGATATGCCCGAATTGGATCCCAAAACGGCAACGCACTGCTTCAGCGGAAACCAAAGAAGTGGAATTGTATGCGGGACATTCGGGAAAGATGGTCCGAATTGGAAAAAATATGGGGGCGGATCTGAAGGCGAAG CCTGAGGCCAAGCCGGTAAAGCAGAAGAAGAGGACGTTTGCAGTCGAACGACAGAAGGTAATAGAAGCCGAAGTGGAAAAACTTTTAGAAGCCAAATTTATCGAGGAGATCGAGTATCCTGACTGGCTAGCCAATGTAGTGGTCGTGAGAAAGTCGAATGGGAAATGGAGGATGTGCGTGGATTACACTGACCTCAACAAAGCATGTCTGAAGGATCACTACCCTTTGCCTAACATCGATCAACTAATAGACGCAACAGCAGGATATGAG GGAACTTATGCTTATATTAAAATGCCCTTCGGGCTGAAGAATGCTGGAGCCACATTCCATCGAATGGTGAACAAGGTCTTTAAAGAGCAGATCGGGAGGAACATGGAAGCATACGTGGATGATATG TGGAAAGTTTCTCGGGTACATGGTCAGCGTCGGGGAATAGAGGCAAACCCGGAGAAGATCGAAGCAGTTATCAATATGGAACCTCCCAAATGCATTAGAGATATACAGAAATTGACGGGCCGGCTCGCCGCCCTTCGGCGTTTCATTTCCCGGTCAGCCGAGAAAGCACTTCCCTTCTTCGTCGTGCTCAAAGGGTCAAAGAATTTTGAGTGGGGGCCCAAATGCCAAAAGGCGTTCGAAGAAGTAAAAGAATATTTGACAAAGGCACCACTCTTGATGAGGCCCGATCCGAAGGAAACTCTTCAGCTTTATCTAGCGGTGTTCGACAGAACTCTGGGGGTCGTCCTTGTAAAAAATTATGAAGGTAATCAACATCCGGTGTTTTACGTGTCCCATGTCCTCAAGGACGCAGAGACAAGGTACCCCAACGCTGAAAAATTCGCATATGGGTTGGTTATGGCCTCCCGAAAATTGcgacattatttccaaggctGGACGGTCCAAGTCGTCACCAGCCAACCTTTGAAGAAAATTTTGACTAGGCCCGAAGCCTCTGGGAGAGTCGTAGCATGGTCCATCGAACTCGGGGAATTTGATCTCAAATACATTCCCCGAACGGCAATTAAGGCCCAGGCTTTGGCCGACTTCATGGTTGAGTGCACATTCTCGGGTCCGAAGGATCTGTCGCCTGATGAACAACTAATCCGGATCCCCGGAAAGTGGAAGCTCTTTGTAGATGGGTCGGTTGCCGGAAAAAAGTGTGGGGCCGGCTTGATCCTCTCCAGCCCCGAAGGATTTGAAATATGCCAAGCCATAAGGTTTGACTTCCCCTTGACAAACAATGAGGCCGAATATGAGGCCCTCCTCGCAGGAATGAAGCTTGCCCGAAGCCTTGAGGCGAAGCACCTAAGGGCCTTCAGCGACTCCATGTTGGTCGTGAAACACTTCACAGGGGAGTATGAGCAAAGGGATCCCCGAACGAAAGCCTATGCTGCCAAG AGAGAAAATTCTAGGGCAGATGCCCTTTTCAGGCTAGCTTCGGCCGAGACACAGAACTTAACTGGTTCTATTTACCTCACCGAAGCCAAGATGCCTTCGATCGAGAAGAAAGAGTGCCTAGAGATTCACCAGGGAAGCGACTGGATGACCCCCCTCAGGAAATTTTTGGAGAAAGGCATTCTACCACCCGGCCGGAAAGATGCCCTGAAAATTAAATACAAAGCATCAAGCTACACTATAATCAATGGGCGGATGTATCGCCGATCAGTCAGTCAACCCCTTCTGCGCTGTTTGAACAACGAAGAACAACAACAGGCTTTGGAGGCAGTACACGAAGGAATTTGCGGCGAGCACCTGGCCGGTCGGTCACTCGCCTTTAAAATTCTTCGGCAAGGATTCTTCTGGCCCACTCTGAAGGCAGACGCCATCGACTATGCAAAGAGATGTGTACAATGCCAGCTGTTCTCCAATGTCCCGAAGCAACCTCCAGAAGAAATGACCTCTGTACTAAGCTCAATTCCATTCGCCGTATGGGCTGTGGATATAGTCGGCATACTGCCCACTAGCACGAAGCAAGCGAAATACTGCATAATCGCCATCGACTACATGACCAAATGGGTTAAAGCCCGTCCTCTGTCGTCCATAACCGAAGAAGCCGCTAAAAAGTTCTTCTTGGAGCAG CTCAGTCGCCCACCCACAAGGAAATGGGGCAATCGAGGCGGCGAACAAAGTGATATTCCGGGGGATCAAGAAGAGACTGGGCGAGGCAAAAGGAAGATGGGCGGAAGAACTCCCTTGGATCTTATGGGCCTACCGAACCACCCCCGGACATCGACCGGAGAAACTCCTTTTAGAATGGCTTATGGCACCGAGGCCCTAATTCCTGTTGAAGTGGGCTTGGAATCATACCGAACCGAGACCTACAATGTGGAAACTAATAGCTTCGGGTTGAAGGCGAACGTAGATTTGCTGGAGGAAGAAAGAGAGGCCGCCCATCAAAGGAATATGAGGTATTTACTGCAAGCGGCACAACACTATGACTCTAATATGAAGAAAAGGGCCTTTGGAGTAGGAGACCTAGTACTAAGGGAGTTGGCCGCATCTATGCCGGCCAAACAAGGAAAGCTCCAGCCGAACTGGGAAGGGCCTTACAAAGTGACCGAAGTCGTTCGCCCCGGAACCTATAAGCTCGAAACATTGTCAGGCGAATCAATTAAAAATACTTGGCATGCCAGTCGCCTTCGAAAATTTTATCAGTAA